In Fundidesulfovibrio magnetotacticus, the genomic window CCGTCGCGCAGGGTGGTGTCGTAGATCTGGACCTTGACCATGCTCTCCCCTTGCCGGGCTTTCCGGCGTGTCGTCCCCGGGCTGGCGGCTGCCGCCGGGGGCGCTGGCCGCGAAAACGTCCGCCGACGCTTCCCGGCAGGAGGCCATGCCTCCCGTGTCTCCGGCAGGAGGCCATGCCTCCCGTCTCTTCGGCAGAAGGCCGACCCATCCGGCAATCCGGGAGGAGCCGGACCTCCCGGCAGTCCGGGCCGGAAGGGGGACGCGGCGGCGCCCCCCCCATTGTCCGGCGATCGACGGCCGCGCTAGCAGGCGGCCTTGAGTTCCTTGTCCAGTCCGAAGGCGGTGTGCAGGGCGCGCACGGCCAGTTCCACGTACTTCTCGTCGATCAGGCAGGTGATCTTGATCTCGGAGGTGGCGATGAGCTTGATGTTCACGTTCTCGTCGCACAGGGCCTGGAACATGGTGGAGGCCACGCCGGAGTGGTTTCGCATGCCCACGCCCACCACGGAGACCTTGGCCACGTTGGTGTCGTGCTGCACGGATTCGGCCCCGATCTCGTCGCCGACGCCCGCGAGGATGGCCAGGGTCTGGTCCAGGTCGCCCCGGGAGACGGTGAAGGTCATGTCGGTGTAGCCGTCGTGGCTGGTGTTCTGGATGATCATGTCCACGAGGATGCGCTTGGCGGCGATGGCGCCGAAGATGGTGGCGGCCACGCCGGGCTTGTCCTTCACCTTGTAGACGGTGACGCGGCACTGGTCGCGGTCGAAAGCGATGCCCGAAATCACGAGATCTTCCATCATGGCGTCGTCCTCCTGGGTGACCAGCGTCCCCGGATCATCGGTAAAGGTGGAGCGCACCCGCACGGGCACGTTGAATTTCTTGGCGAATTCCACGGAGCGGATCTGGAGCACCTTGGAGCCGGAGCTGGCCAGTTCGAGCATCTCGTCGTAGCAGATGCGGTCGAGCTTGCGGGCGGCGGAGCAGACGCGGGGGTCGGTGGTGAACACGCCGTCCACGTCGGTGTAGATCTCGCACACGTCGGCCTTCACGGCGGCGGCCAGGGCCACTCCGGTGGTGTCGGAGCCGCCGCGTCCCAGGGTGGTCATTCGACCTTTGCAGTCCACGCCCTGGAAGCCCGCCACCACGAGCACGTCGTGGTCTTCGAGCAGGTTGCGCAGGCGCGCTTCGTCGATGCTGATGATGCGCGCCTTCAT contains:
- a CDS encoding aspartate kinase; its protein translation is MKIMVQKYGGTSVAGLERMRKVLSRVRNGLDEGYKVIVVLSAMAGETNKLIGLANEFSAKPDPEEMDALVVNGENVSIALFSLLAKSEGIRAKSLQGWQIPITTTDAYMKARIISIDEARLRNLLEDHDVLVVAGFQGVDCKGRMTTLGRGGSDTTGVALAAAVKADVCEIYTDVDGVFTTDPRVCSAARKLDRICYDEMLELASSGSKVLQIRSVEFAKKFNVPVRVRSTFTDDPGTLVTQEDDAMMEDLVISGIAFDRDQCRVTVYKVKDKPGVAATIFGAIAAKRILVDMIIQNTSHDGYTDMTFTVSRGDLDQTLAILAGVGDEIGAESVQHDTNVAKVSVVGVGMRNHSGVASTMFQALCDENVNIKLIATSEIKITCLIDEKYVELAVRALHTAFGLDKELKAAC